AGCGGAAGAGGAAACGGCACCGGCACCGGCACCGGCCGGGATCACCTGCACGTCGTCGTCCGCGGTGACCACCGGGTGCCAGCCGTCCCGGCCGATCGCGCCCACCAGCGCGTGCACCATCGCCGGGTCGAAGTGCGCCCCTGCACACCGTTCCAGCTCGGCGAGCGCCACCGGCACCGGCCGGGCGCGGCTGTACGAGCGGGTCGAGGTCATCGCGTCGAAGGCGTCGGCCACCGCCACCACCCGGGCCAGCACCGGGATCTGCTCACCGGCCAGCCCGTACGGGTATCCGGTGCCGTCGACCCGCTCGTGGTGGTGCAGGATCGCGGACCGGGCCTCCCCCAGGAAGCCGATGCCGCGCACCATCTCGTGCCCGTACTCGGGGTGCAGCTCGATGACCCGGCGCTCCTCGGGCGTCAGCGGCCCGTCCTTGCGCAGCAGCCGGGTCGGGACGCCGAGTTTGCCGACGTCGTGCAGGATCCCGGCGATCCGGACGACCTCGAGCCGGTCCTCGGACATGCCCAGCTCGCGGGCGATCATCGCCGAGGCCTGGCCGACGCGCTCGCTGTGGCCGCGCGTGTAGCGGTCCTTGAGGTCGACGGCCTGGACGAGCGCCCGGATCGTGGCCTGGTGGGCGGCCCGTTCGCGGTGGTACTGGGCGAAGACCCAGCAGGAGATGTACATCGGCAGCAGGACGAGGATGGCGGCCGGGAGCCCGTACGGGCTGCGCCACATGACGGCCATCATCAGCCCGGCGAGGCCGTGCACGCAGTGCGGGGCCAGGGAGCCGGTGACCAGTCCGCGCCACGCGGTCCGCGCGGGCCGTCCCTCGGCGGCGGCCAGGATGCCCGCGTCGAGGGCGGCCAGTACGAGGCAGAAGGCGGCGGCCGCGGCCGCCGCGGGGAGCATCGCGTACGGGAATTCCGCGAGCCGGCCGGCCGCACCGGGCGGCCCGGACCCCCCGAAGGCCGCTCCGAAGGACCCCGCGAAGGGGCTTGCGCCGAGCGCGGCCGGCCCGCCCAGCAGGGCGAACGTCCATCCCGCGGCCCAGGCGGCCGTGGCCTGCTGCGCCGCGTGCCACACCCGGCGCACCCGGGCGGGGCGCTGGAGCACGGCCTGGGCGAACCCGCCGGGCAGCGCGACGAGCGCGGCGGCGGCCGGCGGCAGCAGGAAGACGGCGGCGAGCACCACGGGGAAGAAGGAGCCGATGCCCTCGGGGACCCGGCTGCGGCTGCCCGGCAGCGGGCACAGCTTGACGAGTTCGCAGCCCAGGTAGAGGAGGGCGAGCAGCCCGACGACGGGCCAGGGGGTGCCGGAATCGGCGAAGGCCGGGGCGGTGCAGGCCAGTGCCGCGAGGACGGCGCACAGGATCAGGGCCCGCATGAGGGAGGGACGCGCCGCCGGCGGAGGTACCCGCATGGCGCTCTCCTCCCGTGTGCCGTGCGCACCCGGTGCCGCCGCGTCGCAGGGGCACCGTCTGGGGAGAATAGGTGGGGCCCCTTGTGCAGCGGGCCACATTTTCGTATTGCGCCGTACGGGCGCCCCCGGATTAGCACCTTCGGGTGAACGAAGTGGGTTTCCAGGGGCGGTTGTTCGATTAG
The Streptomyces sp. NBC_01296 DNA segment above includes these coding regions:
- a CDS encoding HD-GYP domain-containing protein, whose translation is MRVPPPAARPSLMRALILCAVLAALACTAPAFADSGTPWPVVGLLALLYLGCELVKLCPLPGSRSRVPEGIGSFFPVVLAAVFLLPPAAAALVALPGGFAQAVLQRPARVRRVWHAAQQATAAWAAGWTFALLGGPAALGASPFAGSFGAAFGGSGPPGAAGRLAEFPYAMLPAAAAAAAFCLVLAALDAGILAAAEGRPARTAWRGLVTGSLAPHCVHGLAGLMMAVMWRSPYGLPAAILVLLPMYISCWVFAQYHRERAAHQATIRALVQAVDLKDRYTRGHSERVGQASAMIARELGMSEDRLEVVRIAGILHDVGKLGVPTRLLRKDGPLTPEERRVIELHPEYGHEMVRGIGFLGEARSAILHHHERVDGTGYPYGLAGEQIPVLARVVAVADAFDAMTSTRSYSRARPVPVALAELERCAGAHFDPAMVHALVGAIGRDGWHPVVTADDDVQVIPAGAGAGAVSSSAVGRAPAAVAAAAAAPVVAAPAAAVPDPGGPGLSGLPAQGARLGVRTVDPRAGQDPDGGGGA